From Juglans regia cultivar Chandler chromosome 6, Walnut 2.0, whole genome shotgun sequence, the proteins below share one genomic window:
- the LOC109003042 gene encoding uncharacterized protein LOC109003042, translating into MGYQLPRHIEINRETQPCTPAPIEPCSEAENVDLFSDIGDCFVVIVDSNGGRVKRPLHSIHDIWHLPKGEQIDMELNNLGQPIKKQDSKVVRFCGLIARTNKLVPIIYKNWRSVPKTIKEEAWGLIMGKFKVPDDKLDAFKKWILKDLGKKWKDYKHELKKKLLLEKDTSTAQVVARASPDMVDLSQLAELSNLWFDTEYKSKFNKNKECCKKQVVVHNGGSKSYARYAHDAKKSTETLPNRAQLFVTTHKRKDGTHYNDETRKKYAEMEELLTQDTSRIEMGSEGTMTWASDDVYSKVMGPEWPGRVCGFKTKSNRE; encoded by the exons ATGGGATACCAACTACCCAGACATATAGAGATCAACAGAGAGACCCAGCCATGCACACCTGCACCAATAGAACCATGTTCGGAAGCAGAAAATGTCGACTTGTTTTCAGACATTGGAGATTGTTTTGTTGTTATTGTTg ATAGTAATGGAGGTAGAGTAAAAAGACCATTGCACTCAATTCATGACATTTGGCATCTTCCAAAAGGGGAGCAAATTGATATGGAGCTCAATAATCTTGGTCAACCCATCAAAAAGCAAGACTCAAAGGTGGTAAGGTTTTGTGGCTTGATAGCGAGAACTAATAAGTTGGTTCCAATAATTTACAAGAATTGGAGGTCGGTGCCTAAAACCATAAAGGAGGAAGCGTGGGGTCTTATAATG GGCAAGTTTAAAGTTCCTGATGACAAATTGGATGCATTCAAAAAATGGATACTGAAGGACCTGGGGAAGAAATGGAAAGACTACAAGCAcgaattgaagaaaaagttaCTTCTTGAAAAAGACACATCTACAGCACAAGTTGTGGCAAGGGCAAGTCCTGATATGGTGGACTTATCGCAACTAGCGGAGTTATCCAATCTTTGGTTCGATACAGAATATAAG tcaaaatttaataaaaataaggagTGTTGTAAGAAGCAGGTGGTTGTTCACAACGGAGGATCAAAAAGTTATGCAAGATATGCCCATGATGcg AAAAAATCAACTGAGACATTGCCAAATCGAGCCCAATTGTTTGTTACGacccataagagaaaggatggCACCCACTACAATGATGAGACGAGGAAGAAATat GCTGAGATGGAGGAACTTTTAACACAGGACACAAGTCGAATAGAAATGGGGTCTGAAGGAACTATGACTTGGGCATCAGATGATGTTTATTCTAAAGTTATGGGGCCAGAATGGCCTGGACGTGTCTGCG gCTTCAAGACAAAATCAAATAGAgaatga